In a genomic window of Bemisia tabaci chromosome 1, PGI_BMITA_v3:
- the Regnase-1 gene encoding endoribonuclease rege-1 isoform X1 — MEKPADSASLKFRIEFCEHDLPLVQKHMDVLCAKFGVKFLEAVSKDENSTLKSSCTFEVLRNPKEKSSSSDVSKIKQNTQSYVDALCSAEKKTGIEEDEDEDAQNERNDSSYDSDYEAGDESALHEDISRTVSDTLKAEFDEYVNTNDTSYMSKVEFGLKLGYSEKLVQTALQKLGPNPEQNELLEELIKLGAQGSSRGGSGGGTVGEVNELPPPLLSQECTVQQHQPNETRLRPIVIDGSNVAMSHGNNEVFSCRGIKICVDWFRARGHQEIVVFVPKWRKESPRPDNLIRDQDVLLELERERALVFTPSRLVGGKRMICYDDRYILRLAADMDGIVVSNDNYRDLAQENPEFRKVVNERILMYSFVNDRFMPPEDPLGRSGPTLDNFLSGAKMKMNGVSIPCPYGKKCTYGNKCKFEHPERGPFPQKSVSERLLENAQRQLQTRFSDNTSGKQLTGKSISLPLSSSSGGNYGADSKPVLKTRLSRTKSTNPVCLESSLSDQSQGNSMLGPSGTSIPSGWSMQGSSPTHPVNWPSPNAMNIQYERKHLHQDAPINLHAKLQRQLSLNPTYDPRLHHLQNFAASEHDRVARAASCDIYSPPPEIHQGVTRIASAPLSQHAALLKSQSNLSVPPPVWNVSPTFSHPTEDRNRLRYHLSSIFPQEQVDTVMQMYPAETNAQKLCALILSMFPIGS; from the exons ATGGAAAAGCCTGCCGATTCTGCTTCCCTTAAATTTCGTATCGAATTCTGTGAACACGATCTTCCACTTGTGCAAAAACATATGGACGTACTATGTGCCAAATTTGGTGTTAAATTTCTAGAAGCCGTTTCTAAAgacgaaaattcaactttaaaatcATCGTGCACctttgaagttttaagaaatCCCAAGGAAAAGAGTTCATCATCTGATGTATCTAAGATCAAACAGAATACCCAG AGTTATGTAGATGCGTTGTGTAGCGCAGAGAAGAAAACGGGGATCGAAGAGGACGAAGATGAAGATGCACAGAACGAGCGGAACGACTCGAGTTACGATTCGGATTACGAGGCCGGCGACGAATCCGCGCTCCACGAGGACATCAGTCGCACCGTTTCCGACACCCTCAAAGCGGAGTTCGACGAATATGTCAACACAAATGACACGAGTTACATGAGTAAAGTGGAGTTCGGCCTCAAGCTCGGTTACTCAGAAAAGCTCGTCCAAACAGCACTTCAAAAACTAGGGCCGAATCCCGAGCAAAATGAGTTATTGGAG GAACTCATTAAACTTGGTGCACAAGGGAGCAGTCGAGGAGGAAGTGGAGGAGGAACTGTTGGTGAAGTAAACGAACTACCACCTCCACTTTTGTCACAAGAATGCACTGTGCAACAGCATCAACCAAATGAGACCCGTCTACGTCCAATTGTTATCGATGGTAGCAATGTAGCAATGAG tCATGGCAACAATGAAGTATTCTCTTGTCGAGGAAtcaaaatttgtgttgattgGTTTCGAGCAAGAGGTCATCAAGAAATTGTTGTCTTTGTACCAAAGTGGAGAAAAGAATCACCCAGGCCAGATAATCTCATCAGAG atCAAGATGTGCTTCTAGAATTGGAACGAGAAAGGGCTCTTGTTTTCACCCCATCTCGGTTGGTTGGAGGAAAGCGTATGATTTGCTATGATGATAGATATATTTTACGGTTGGCTGCAGATATGGATGGAATTGTTGTCTCAAATGACAACTATCGAGACCTTGCCCAAGAAAATCCTGAATTTCGGAAAGTTGTCAATGAGCGGATTCTCATGTATTCTTTTGTCAATGATAG GTTTATGCCTCCGGAAGATCCTCTCGGAAGATCTGGACCCACATTGGACAATTTCTTGTCTGgagcaaaaatgaaaatgaatggtGTCTCAATACCCTGTCCATATGGGAAGAAGTGCACTTATGGTAACAAATGCAAATTCGAACATCCAGAAAGGGGACCATTTCCGCAGAAGTCTGTCTCTGAAAGATTGTTAGAAAATGCTCAGCGACAGCTTCAAACTCGGTTTTCAGACAATACTTCTG GTAAACAACTGACCGGGAAATCTATAAGTCTACCTCTATCTTCAAGTAGCGGTGGAAATTATGGAGCAGACAGCAAACCAGTGCTAAAAACTCGGCTTTCTCGAACAAAATCTACAAATCCTGTGTGTTTGGAGTCAAGCTTGAGTGATCAGAGTCAAGGAAATTCCATGTTAGGACCAAGTGGGACTAGCATACCAAGTGGTTGGTCCATGCAAGGATCAAGTCCCACTCATCCTGTTAACTGGCCGTCTCCTAATGCAATGAATATCCAGTATGAGCGCAAACATCTGCATCAAGATGCCCCGATTAATCTGCATGCCAAGCTGCAGCGTCAGTTATCATTGAATCCAACCTATGATCCACGCCTGCATCACTTGCAAAACTTTGCTGCGTCTGAACATGACAGAGTTGCCAGAGCTGCAAGCTGTGATATATACTCTCCTCCGCCAGAAATCCATCAAGGCGTGACTAGGATAGCATCTGCCCCTCTGTCGCAACACGCTGCCTTACTTAAATCACAATCAAATTTATCTGTTCCTCCTCCAGTGTGGAATGTGTCACCAACATTCTCTCATCCAACCGAGGATAGAAACAGATTACGTTATCACTTgtcctcaatttttcctcaagaaCAAGTTGATACTGTCATGCAAATGTATCCAGCTGAGACAAACGCTCAAAAGCTGTGTGCACTAATTTTGTCTATGTTTCCCATTGGTTCCTAG
- the Regnase-1 gene encoding endoribonuclease rege-1 isoform X2 translates to MCFGEQDMTLLQTLSYVDALCSAEKKTGIEEDEDEDAQNERNDSSYDSDYEAGDESALHEDISRTVSDTLKAEFDEYVNTNDTSYMSKVEFGLKLGYSEKLVQTALQKLGPNPEQNELLEELIKLGAQGSSRGGSGGGTVGEVNELPPPLLSQECTVQQHQPNETRLRPIVIDGSNVAMSHGNNEVFSCRGIKICVDWFRARGHQEIVVFVPKWRKESPRPDNLIRDQDVLLELERERALVFTPSRLVGGKRMICYDDRYILRLAADMDGIVVSNDNYRDLAQENPEFRKVVNERILMYSFVNDRFMPPEDPLGRSGPTLDNFLSGAKMKMNGVSIPCPYGKKCTYGNKCKFEHPERGPFPQKSVSERLLENAQRQLQTRFSDNTSGKQLTGKSISLPLSSSSGGNYGADSKPVLKTRLSRTKSTNPVCLESSLSDQSQGNSMLGPSGTSIPSGWSMQGSSPTHPVNWPSPNAMNIQYERKHLHQDAPINLHAKLQRQLSLNPTYDPRLHHLQNFAASEHDRVARAASCDIYSPPPEIHQGVTRIASAPLSQHAALLKSQSNLSVPPPVWNVSPTFSHPTEDRNRLRYHLSSIFPQEQVDTVMQMYPAETNAQKLCALILSMFPIGS, encoded by the exons ATGTGTTTTGGTGAACAGGATATGACCCTTTTACAGACCCTG AGTTATGTAGATGCGTTGTGTAGCGCAGAGAAGAAAACGGGGATCGAAGAGGACGAAGATGAAGATGCACAGAACGAGCGGAACGACTCGAGTTACGATTCGGATTACGAGGCCGGCGACGAATCCGCGCTCCACGAGGACATCAGTCGCACCGTTTCCGACACCCTCAAAGCGGAGTTCGACGAATATGTCAACACAAATGACACGAGTTACATGAGTAAAGTGGAGTTCGGCCTCAAGCTCGGTTACTCAGAAAAGCTCGTCCAAACAGCACTTCAAAAACTAGGGCCGAATCCCGAGCAAAATGAGTTATTGGAG GAACTCATTAAACTTGGTGCACAAGGGAGCAGTCGAGGAGGAAGTGGAGGAGGAACTGTTGGTGAAGTAAACGAACTACCACCTCCACTTTTGTCACAAGAATGCACTGTGCAACAGCATCAACCAAATGAGACCCGTCTACGTCCAATTGTTATCGATGGTAGCAATGTAGCAATGAG tCATGGCAACAATGAAGTATTCTCTTGTCGAGGAAtcaaaatttgtgttgattgGTTTCGAGCAAGAGGTCATCAAGAAATTGTTGTCTTTGTACCAAAGTGGAGAAAAGAATCACCCAGGCCAGATAATCTCATCAGAG atCAAGATGTGCTTCTAGAATTGGAACGAGAAAGGGCTCTTGTTTTCACCCCATCTCGGTTGGTTGGAGGAAAGCGTATGATTTGCTATGATGATAGATATATTTTACGGTTGGCTGCAGATATGGATGGAATTGTTGTCTCAAATGACAACTATCGAGACCTTGCCCAAGAAAATCCTGAATTTCGGAAAGTTGTCAATGAGCGGATTCTCATGTATTCTTTTGTCAATGATAG GTTTATGCCTCCGGAAGATCCTCTCGGAAGATCTGGACCCACATTGGACAATTTCTTGTCTGgagcaaaaatgaaaatgaatggtGTCTCAATACCCTGTCCATATGGGAAGAAGTGCACTTATGGTAACAAATGCAAATTCGAACATCCAGAAAGGGGACCATTTCCGCAGAAGTCTGTCTCTGAAAGATTGTTAGAAAATGCTCAGCGACAGCTTCAAACTCGGTTTTCAGACAATACTTCTG GTAAACAACTGACCGGGAAATCTATAAGTCTACCTCTATCTTCAAGTAGCGGTGGAAATTATGGAGCAGACAGCAAACCAGTGCTAAAAACTCGGCTTTCTCGAACAAAATCTACAAATCCTGTGTGTTTGGAGTCAAGCTTGAGTGATCAGAGTCAAGGAAATTCCATGTTAGGACCAAGTGGGACTAGCATACCAAGTGGTTGGTCCATGCAAGGATCAAGTCCCACTCATCCTGTTAACTGGCCGTCTCCTAATGCAATGAATATCCAGTATGAGCGCAAACATCTGCATCAAGATGCCCCGATTAATCTGCATGCCAAGCTGCAGCGTCAGTTATCATTGAATCCAACCTATGATCCACGCCTGCATCACTTGCAAAACTTTGCTGCGTCTGAACATGACAGAGTTGCCAGAGCTGCAAGCTGTGATATATACTCTCCTCCGCCAGAAATCCATCAAGGCGTGACTAGGATAGCATCTGCCCCTCTGTCGCAACACGCTGCCTTACTTAAATCACAATCAAATTTATCTGTTCCTCCTCCAGTGTGGAATGTGTCACCAACATTCTCTCATCCAACCGAGGATAGAAACAGATTACGTTATCACTTgtcctcaatttttcctcaagaaCAAGTTGATACTGTCATGCAAATGTATCCAGCTGAGACAAACGCTCAAAAGCTGTGTGCACTAATTTTGTCTATGTTTCCCATTGGTTCCTAG